TTCAGAAATTAATTAGCTAGGGATTGCCTGCAGATTAGAACTTGAGCATTTGGCAAGTAAATTGAAATATAATCACACAAACCAcattcctcatttttctttttttttttttttctttttcctcattcatGTTGCTCATGAATTTCATGGCTTCGGGCAAGTTTGGAGAAGCAAATTTTAATTTGGCTGCGAGGCATGAAgagttttttttatatatacgAACAAATGTAAAACTTGTGAGGTGGCAACACACAAACAGAGAGCTTGCCAGCTCCCTGAACGCAGAGCTCTGGCTTGGCTGCCTGCTTGCTAGCAGTAGTCCTTGCAGAATTCTGCTGTTTCAGTCACTTGCACACCCGAGCCATCAAAATACTCTGCATTATGCAGTAACCGCTGCATGGGTAGATCGATGCACAATATCTTGTTCCAAGTAGGGAGCTGGTTTAGTTTGAGGAGGGGCAGGCAGTGCTGAGCACTTCTGCAGAAAGTGGATTTGGTCAAGCAGGAACTGCTGCCTGAAGTGCTTCCAGATGCCAAACACTGGGTAGTGTGGGCAAGGTATCTTTTTGTCCTTTGGGACAGTAGCAGTGCACTGCCTCATAACAGTTCAGTTAAAACATTAGTTGCAacttctgctgtgctttctggTGGTTTCCTTGCACAGGGCTGGGAAAGGTTAGAGGAGCTGTCTGTGGTTGGCAGAGTGGTGGAGTTTCAGCTGATTACAGACCTGGGAAGCAAGGGCTGCTAGCGTTACGCTCAGCTCTGTGCAGTGGAGTGGAAGGAGAGTGgcatggggaagagaaagacagGATCTAAACTGGTGAAGAAGAAGGTCTCCCTAGGcctccagcagccagagctgctaCTTCTGAGTACAACAGATTGAAGGAAGTGGAAAAATTGATCTGtctgaagcaggaaaaatgtGGACGgtgatttctgaattttttttcagactgtgtGACCTCAACAGATCCTTATGGCCAGttgtataaatttatatatatatatgtacacatgcatatatatacacatgcatatatatatatatatatatatgcatgtgtatatatatatatatatacatatatatatatatatctgaagTACTGTCCCACCTGACTTTATCAATACGAAATTCTAGAGAAATAGTTAGCACAGTAAGAGGGCTTATGAGGCAGAAATAGAGTATAGGGGGCATTAAGGCTGtctgtttcttaattttgtctattttcttcataatttcttcattttggtgTCTTCAGTgatgtattttcaaaagcagctgcCCACTGCTAGGAGACCACCTCTgattaaaaatagcaaacaaacaaaacatcccccaacaacaaaaacaagacttCAAACCTATGTGGCAGTGAATAATATGTCCCCATTAGAAGTGGTATCCTGTCAAGGCTGTGGGATTGTTAAAGACGATCGCAGCCTAGCTTTATGATTTTAGTTGTATTCAAATGcattcattaaatatatttaaccGCTGGTCACCTGgggtttatttaaaaagaggaGCGTTATTTTTCAAACCTGTCCTATAGTAGGTCAGACTGAATTTGGTTATGAAGCGTGTAGAAGATCTGTAAAAGTATCATTTAATGAAATGACAAACTTAATTCCTCCATACCAAGACTAAATAGTAAATGCCAAGTAGCTTTACCTAGTTTAACCTCTGTTCAAtttgaaatgcagcagcaaGTATCTAGAAAGACTGCGGTGACAATATTTCTGATGGATAAGGTGATGGGATTACTtgtcacagattttttttctttttgaaagacttttttcATACTTCCACCCTACGTTCAGATTCCAGTTGTGATATAATTCATTTATACTGCCCAGTGCAAAAGTTTGCCTCGTCGTAAACCTGCCTAGTTAGGCGGCTTTTATTCCCCTGGGATGGAGAAATCTCTGAAAACCAGCAGAACGTGCATCTAACAATAGGAAAGTTAGAAAGGGCACCATGAAAGCAGGACAAAGACGGATTGCAGAAATTGCTTCAGATGttgcaaaaataagaaatttacGAGACAGCAGAGATTTGGGTGCGTATGACATCACGTGGCTGGGTGACAGCTCAccagctgaagcagaaaagatGCACTGGTATCCACCTCTTTCTGTTCCAGGTCGTTATGCTGGCAATGTACAATTTGTCCCTGGAAGGAACCGGCCGGCAAGGGTACTTCAGGTGGAAAGAAGACATTTGTGCTTTCATTGAGAAACACTGGACTTTCTTGTTAGGAAACAGGTAAAGGCATGATGTTTCCCCAAGGCTCTGTTTGCTGagcaaaatgaattaaaactggACAAGAATCCAGTTTAATTCAGTGATGTCTGCTGAGCCTGCTGTCTTTTGAGACCTGCCTGGCTCTGATCAGATTCAGATGAAGTGATCGCTGCCTTGCCTGCACTagctgctggtggagcagggacagctgACCAATCTGTGTCCCAGTTCAAGAACTGCTACGCTTTACATCCTTGGCATATTAAGCAGCATCTTATCTAGATGCTCCAAGCCCTGATCTGGGGTGCTTCATGTTAATCCCCCGTGTTTGAGGGACATGACTAAGTTGCCTAGCCCAAGTGCTGAAATGTTGGCCAGTGGGAGTGTGCAAAGGCAAGAAGGAATCCTGAGAGCCGGTGCAAATATGGTTTGAGACTCTATACCACGAACCTGATTCTCCCATATTCAAGGGAGTATCTCAGTTACTGGCCACGagccatttttaaatatttcttcgtactttttttcctaaatgatgTTTACATTAGCCCCATGATAAGTTCTTAGAAGACCAGAAAGTGCTCAGATGCCCACTGTAGCACACTGCCTTGTGAAGTGAAGGGCTTAAATGCAGCTCCATGCCTCCAAGTGGCCAAAAATGCGATTCAAAAGCAGTTCAGTGAGGGCTGATGCAGGTATGCTGATTAATGGGTATCCTCTTTGCTGTGCTACAGGAGAGGTTTTATGACAGAAAACTCCAAGACAGGTCTTGAATAGAGCTCATGCTTTTATGTCTGTGGGACAGGCATAGGCTTTCCTCTGTTCCCTGAAATTTCTGCAGCTCAGTTGTCCTCAGTGATTTCTCAGGCCCTGGCTCTCCTTCTCTGCAGTGcctggcacagctgcagctatGGAGAGCAGAGCCATTGAATCCCAGTGCCCCCTGTGAATTCAGCCTTCAGGATTCTGTCCCACAGCTTTGGGAGCTGGCTTTGCTGAATGTGTTGAAATCTCAAAGTCGCCAAAGCAGATGTCTAAATTTaagtttctctttccttttacgTGAAGTGAAACCTTTATTACTGCCTTTCCCTTACCTCTCCCATCCTGTGTACCCAGAGTCCTGTTTGCTGTCTTCAGTAAGGGAACACGTCCCTGTAATGTCAGGTCAACACAGCTATCACTAGGATCCTGTTCACGTTTTGCTGTAGATAAGTGATTGATTTCAGAGGGCTATGGTTAGCTAAGGTAGGAACCGGAGTGTTTGAATGATTGGGGTGCTAGTGGCAGTGTCCTTTGTAGGCTGAGCGTGTTGTGACCTCCTTGAGGCTTCAGGATGAAGGTGTAGCTGGTGAGTGGGGACCTAACGCTTTTTTTCATGTCTCCCACTGTAGGAAAAAGACCTCGACATGGTGGAGCACAGTTGCTGGCTGTCTCTCAGTGGGAAGCCCCTTGTTCTTCCGCTCAGGGGCCCAGGAATTTGGAGAACCAGGGTGGTGGAAACTGGTTCATAATAAACCCCCAACAATGAAGCCTGAAGGAGAGAAGCTGTCTGCATCTGCACTAAAGGCAAAAGGTAACTCTTGCCCAAATGGTGTTTAGGTTCCTAGCTGGGCCAGAGCTGGAAGGCATGACAAAAGTTTACTTAAAACGACGCATTCATGTGCATGGATAGTTACAGGGCAGGATTTTTTGTCTTAGTTTTGCTCTGCAGGAATGGCTGATTTAAGAGGATTATGTTGCGTGCACTGTAGAATGAGCAgccttttatatttcatttcagtgccTTTTTGCATTGTGCTAACTGATTGTAAGGCTTTTGAGATTTGTGCATTTTTGTGCAGCTGAAATATGTTGTTCTTCTGTTCCTCTTTACCCCggggaatgtttttttttttctttcttttgtccaCATTGGATGCAAATTCCCTTctgtgcagaggagcagaaTTGGGGTTTAAGTGAGGCTCTAGCAGTGCATTAACTTTATGCTGCATGCCTTGGAATGAATTTCTTGTGTATTTTGAGAATACATCTTCTAAAATTTCTAGCCAATCTGTCCTTATGACCATAAGCACGTATACAGTGACTGCAGGAGCTCGGTGTCTGTTAGAATAAGCAAGCTACTTCTTTAGCAGCTTCAAAGCCACCTCTGGATCCCATCATTACCGTGGAAGGCCTCAGGAAACGAGTGAGCCGCAATCCGGTGGAATCAGCCATGgagctgaaagagaagagatcTCGCACTCAGGAAGCCAAGGATATTCGGCGAGCCCAGAAGGAGGCGGCTGGCTTCCTGGACCGCAGCACCTCCTCCACTCCTGTTAAATTCAGCAGCCGAGGCCGCCGTCCCGATATCGTCCTTGAGAAAGGCGAGGTGATTGACttctcctccttgagctcttcAGATCGCACGCCTCTGACAagcccttctccttccccatctcTGGACTTCTCTGCTCCCGGCACTCCAGCCTCGCATTCAGCTACTCCTAGCCTTCTCTCCGAAGCAGATCTCATCCCAGACGTCATGCCGCCACAGGCTCTGTTTCATGGTAAGAGATGCTATGGTTTTGGTTTAATAATAAGCCACACGTAGTTATCAAGGAAAAcatctaattaaaaaagaaacttccaATGAGCTGCAGGATATTTTCAAGATAAGATGGAAAGTAACTGGTTAAATTCTGTTGGTCTTGGTTGCATTGAAGTCTTAAATAGGTTTTCACAGTTGTAGTCACAGTTTCTGAGACCAGAAGGAACCACCATTGTCTTCTGAGGCATCCTGAATACCCAGTGGGTAGAAGATTTCACCTAGCAACATCATCCTAATTAACAGATCATAAATTTTGGTCAGGTTGCAAAGCAGAAACGCAAGGCTAAATGCTGGTAGTTCTTCAAGGGGTCAGACCTTGTTCtaattaagaaaacagagagtAAAGCAGTTCTTGTTGGACATGCTCTGCAGAGGGTCAAATGCCGTCCTTTTGTACTACCTCGTTGTTGTTCCCTGATTTTAAATTGAACTTCTCCAGGGTATGCTAGCTAAAGACAGAGCTTGATCATTTGATCCCCAATCTTCAGGAATTTTCAACAATGTAATGTTTATCAAAGAGCATGAGCTcacagcccaggatgcagtgTTTTTTGGATACCAAAGGCAGGAGACCTTAGGAAAAGGATTGATTCTGTGTCCTGAAATAGGACCCCTTAACGCATTCTCTGTCCAAACTCTGGAGGCCCaaaagtaaatagaaaataaagcgTGTTGGGTAAATCCACGTTAGTTCTCCTTAGCAGAAAAGTCTTTCAGGAACCCCCTTTGAAATGGGACATTGTTTatggttttttttcctggatttttttgATCTGTTGAACAGATGATGAGGAGATGGAAGGGGATGGAGTCATAGACCCAGGAATAGAGTACGTTCCCCCTCCCAGTGGGGCTGCCGGTGCTGGCACTGTGATAGCAGGCAGGAAAAAAGTGAAGACAGCTGAGCAGATCAAGCAAGAGGTGGagagtgaagaggaaaaaacgGAAAGGATGGAAGGTGACAGTGAGGATCCTGAAGAGTCAAACGCATCGCTGCAGGTGAGGGGGCGAGACAAGAGGAAACCACAGGTGGAGAAAGATGCTAAACCCCGAGCTCCCAAGCATACCTCTGTTAGTATTTATgaggaaaagctgctgctgaagaggtTGGAAGCCTGCCCCAATGCCATGAGCATGACCCCAGAGGCCCGGAGACTGAGGCGCAAGCTGATAGTGAGGCAGGCCAAGAGGGAAAGAGGGCTGCCACTCTTTGACCTGGACCAGGTCGTGAATGCTGCCCTGCTCTTGGTTGATGGGATTTATGGAGCCAAAGAAGGAGGAGTTTCCAGGTCCCCGGAAGGGCAAGCGACATACAGAACTACTAGTCAGGACTTCAGGATCTTGGACAGATACCAGGTGAGTGTCATCAAATTTAAGTGGGTTTTTGACACTGGTTATTTTAGAGCTCttgctgcagagaacagcacCACTGTGGGGTACCATGAACATGAAAAGAATTATGTGAACAAGGCTCGTTTTGACTTGGGGCTCTGTCCCCACTAATTATCTCACCAGCCCCTTTCTTCTCACGCAGTGTTCAAGCAGTACAACTTTCTATCAGTATAAGCACCACAAATGTTTACGTATTTGTATTCCACCCCTGCACAAAGGCTGATGACGGAGGCCTGGAAGTGCCTAACTGCTCTTTCATGCCATGTGGGAGAGGAGTTGCCTGCAGTGCTTTGCTGAGCAGTATGTGCAGCTCATAGCATTGGGTGCTGAACCTGAGAGTGCACTGCAGAGTCCTCTGAGGTAGGACTGTCATCCTGTGGGTTCAGATCACCCTGTTACAGAGAAAGGCCCTTATTCTTTCTCTGTTGATGTGATTCCCTCGTGTTAAGTCATTGACTACTTCTGATgtgttctggattttttttttgtacagacGATGCTGCCTGCCATGAAGGGATATCGACAGCAGACGACGAAGTTTCTGTACCGATTGGTAGGCTCAGAAGACCTGCTGACGGACCACAGCATTGTCAGCCCTTACACGTCCCGTGTCCTGAAACCTTATATCAGGTACGGATGGGCAGAGGTTGAACTTGCTCTTGGCATGGGAACTGGCAGCCCACATTTCTTGGGCAGTGATTGAAGTATCTTTGTGGGAGGGGACGCTTTTCTTTTGGGCAGTGATCcttgcagcagggaggagaatCTTGAAGAGACAACAGGGCAGAGGAGTCACCATAGTCACTGAATGCAAAGTGCACCTGCTTTTAGGGGAAGTCTGTAACACCCTTGGTCCTGCTGTTCAGACAGGCTGGCTGAATGTGCTGTGGATCCAGGAAGTGTTCCGGCCTCTGGCATGAGGCTGTTTTTGCTGAGCTGGGTGCTGTTTTCCCACATGAATGGAAGACTTCTTTTGTTCCAAGTTGAGCatgtcagaaaatatttcatgggCAGTGCCCGTTCAGCTGCAGTAGCGTTTATTTTTGCTCACTCaccttctgtgtttgctttccatGTTAACTGGCAGGCGTGACTATGAGACAAAGCCCCCAAAACTCAGGCTGCTGGCAGAAATCCGGGCGTATCCACACAGGAATAATCCTCACTGGAAGGCTGAGCCAGAAGCACCTGTTGATTACTGCTACGTTCGCCCTAATCACATCCCCACTATAAACTCCATGTGCCACGAATTCTTCTGGCCTGGTAAGATTCCTTCTGTGCTGGGTTTTCTAAGAAGGAAGtggttttgttcagaaaaaaaaaaaaaatctttggccAAATGTGTCTTCAGTTGGTGTCTGGCTCAGTTCTTAGAAAACCATTATCTGATGTCATAGGAATGTAGTTGAGATGGAGACATGAGTTTggtgtcttttgttttctgagatcATTTAGAACTGGGCAATTAGGCCCTAATTAGCACAGCACTTAAAGAAAGAGGTCGTTTTGGGTAACACCATCGATGCCAATAGAAATAGGCAGTTACTAAAATCAAACATCCAGCAGAATCCAGCTTGGGGTGGGGGCTTGATGTACACAAACTGCTTTATGCCAGAGATCTAATGCTCATTGGAGTGAAATCTGGGAATTGCTAACGACTGTAAGCTTCGCTGTggtgttctttatttcttcaagcCTCAGTATTGGCAGTGTATGGGACCAGTGTATGGTATTGATTTTTATGAACCATCTCTTTAATTGTAAGATCCCTGGGACAGTGGCTGCCCTTTACGGGGTGGGATTGGGGCCACACTTATGTGACTGTTGTCTCAAATTCTTATGAAATAAGAATTGTAATGTTCATCTAATGCCTGGATCAGCTTCTGATCAGCAGTCAGCACTGCAGACTAATTTAGAAAGCCCCGTGTAAACAGTCCACACCTTTATTCCAAGTAACTGTTTACTTTACGTTTTGATTTGCAGATAGTGATTCAACGTTGTTTGTAGTTCAGCAGTGCTCGTAAGCTGCAGTCAGGATCAGAGCTATTTGTGCCACTTACTGTCCAAATTGTACAATCCGGGGGTAGATAGCTTGGCATGTCTTCCCTTCACAAGCTGTTTTGGAGCTCGTGAGACACTCTGCAATCCTGACAGAGGCTGAACCCCTTTGTCATACACTCTCCTCTTCTGATAATGCATTTGAAGTTCTGGCCAAGTTGCTTTGCACCTTCATTAAGTTCTTCAGGACTCACCctgttttatttaacataaGGAGCGTGGGTGTGTTCCACCCTCCTATGGGCTGTGCATCGTTAAATCAGAGAGCTGACACTCCCAGCAGCCTCCAAACAGGAATCAAAATTTCTTCCATGGTGTAAATTTTCTGGGGCTGGGATAATAGGATTATTGTACCTTGGTCTGTTTTAttaggagagagaaatgaggATGTGATACTTCAGGAGATAAAACGTGATGTCTGTGTGGACACAAAGGGTTTTTAGCTTCACGGTGGGCTGGTGTAATTGCTGGAGTGGTGTTGGGGTGGGATGCACACCCAGTTGCGTCCTAGTAGTGATGCTGTCTTGTTGGCTGAGTTCTTGGGCACTTCACAAGGTGCTGTGAGTCCAGGCTTTAGTTATTGCACCTCCCCAAATCCTTCCTGTCAGAGCTTTTCCTGTTCCTCTCACGGCAGAAACGAGCTCGCAGGTAGTAACCGCAAATGAGCTGACACGAAGCGAGATTCCTCTCACGGTATCTGGAGCCTTCGTGTCCTAACGGGAAACATCTCCTGAGCAAACAAGTGGCGAACCCTACTGAGCTAAGCACCTTCCTGCAGGAATAGCTGCGTGCTGAGGGGACGGCACCGCTTCATCAACGATGCCAGAGCGCTCAGGGCAATGTAGTGCTCCTGTACAGACATGCTGTAAGGCACTTCACAGTCAATTGCAGCCTTGAGATAATTAACGCTGCTCCCTATTGCCAATCAATTCCTCCCACGTCTTACCCCACCCTGCTCACTCTCgagcaagaaaataattcacCCGCTTCTCTCTGCCTAGCGCTTTATGAGGTCTTGCATCTCATCAAGAGTGATAAACGTTGCTGTTAAACATACTCTGCTGTTTTCTTACCCCACGTTCCAAATATATCTGTGATCGCCAGTTTGAGGCTGAAACTAGCATTTATGGCGTGACTGCCGTGTGTTGCACTTCGCTTAGGGCCTGGCTACACAGCCAAATTACCAAGCAGGCTTCGGTGCTGTGAGCTAAGCTGCTTGGCCCTAACATGCTGCGTAGATGTTCTTGGGCTGCAAGAGCAGCGTGGTTAGGCAGGGTAACAAATCCCGCTCAGAAGTCACTGACTTCAGGTGTTTCTCTCCAGCCTCTGACTCATAGAAGCACCGCTGGCAGAGAGGCTGTTTCAGACCCCAGATTAGAGAATTTGCGTGCTAAAAGCAAATCTTTTGATAGCGTTGAAAGCTGTGGCCGGGTTCACAGTGTAGCTCACAAAACAGCTCAGTACAGGCAAcggaggaagcaggaggaggtCAAGgccagggagagaaaaagacaagaacTCTCGGCAGGTAACACTGAAAAAGCTGAAACCCCATTTCAGGTCTGCTGCACCCGGAGAGAGtttgcaggaggaagaggatggagTAGCTGATACACTGCATTGCCCCCGTGCTTGTCTGCGGGCAGATCCTTCAGCGTTTGCAGAGTGGAGCGGTGATGGTGCgtgccagcctgctgctggcctggcccTTTCCCTCCAGTGGTTCCGTAGCCCTTAGAGCCCCAGGCAAGGGGCACAAACTTACTGGGACCCAATCCAGCAAACATTTGCACATGCAAGTGACTTTACCCATATGCATGTCTACAACTGGAGGCTTAACAGTCTGCTGATATGGCTCAGCATACAAACTAAGGAGAGATTAGCTGGCTGCTGATAcagtgacacacacacacacacacacacacatatatgtatatatgtatatatgtatatatgtatatatgtgtgtatatatatatatctataaaccattcgtttttttttttttggtttgggttttatCTGTAGGTCATTTGGAAGGAAGTTGGCTTTAATGTCTCTTCTCCACGAGTAAAGGAGTCTTTTCCCCGTTGTGCGTGCTATGCTAATGTGTGCACCTATTGACATCAGTGCCAGAAGTCTCATTTTTGTCTAAGGGCTTGGTTGAAGCATCTGTCAGTCACAGAGCTTTGAAATaaggcaaaaggaagaaatcaagTGTTTACGAAAGGGCTTCATAATCTGAATTTCCATGGAAGTATACACAGCGTGGTCTGCTTTCTGCTTGGTTTGCAGTGCTTTCAACTGTTATCTCTTTCTTTGTAGGAATTGATTTGTCAGAATGCCTACAGTACCCAGACTTCAGTGTTGTTGTCCTTTACAAAAAAGTTATTATTGCCTTTGGCTTCATGGTGCCAGATGTGAAATACAATGAAGCTTAcatctcttttctgtttgttcatcCTGAGTGGAGGAGAGCTGGAATTGCAACCTTCATGATTTATCATCTTATTCAGGTAATGAAAAAATCCCATGTCTCTGCCGAATTACTAgctccccctccttccctgtgtgcacacatgcatgtgTTGGAGAGGAGGTAGTGTTGTGTTCCTCCCTTCGGTCTCTTTCTCCTTGCCCTTTCTTTActcacacagcagcacaaattGTCCACTGTCAGCAGCCCATGTGGATGTTTGTGGGAGGATTGcttcaaaagcagaaactgaaatgtGTTTAGAAGAGTAACGGCACTGGTCAGGCCCTCAGAATTAGTGAGATGCTATGGACTTTGTCTCGGGATTAATTTTGCATTCTCCAATGGTCAATAGTTCACATAATAGTAATAATGTAAATTTGGGGTTTGAAGGGAACAAATTGGTAACAGTGATAATAGTTCGGTTAGAATATATGGTAGCTTTCCTTATCTACACCTGGAAGCTTATTCTGGGACCGATGCAGTTGCCTGAAATCTCTTACTGATCTTAATCATTCTCGTCCACTTCTAAAATGCACTGGTTCAAATGCAGCAGAGTTGAAGTGTTTGCAGCCTCATTCAGATTTGTTCAGACTGGCTTGTACTGGGCTTGGTTGCACAGGGACACTTGGGAACATTATTCTGAGCTAACTAAAGGGGTAGTGTTAGAGTAGTTAAACTTCATTAAACCACTGAATGGATGCTGTTTTTCAGGTGGCCTTAATTCCATTTACTTCCTTGGATTAAATTGCACAAATCTGAGTAAGGATGCAGACAGATGTCCTTTTCCAGAGCCCAACTGTGCCTCCTCAGGACCCACTTTAGCACTCCCTGAGCtctcctggcagagctgctggtgtgAAAGATTCCCCAACTTGTTTTAGTTGAGATGAGCTGTACTAGCAACAACTCTCCATTGGAACTGTTTTTACTTGTACTCATTTGGATAAAGAGAGATAGGGAGTGCTGGCAGGTCCTTGGGAACAGTGATCTGTACCTTAGAAAAAGTTCCCACCAAGAGCAACtcctcttggccacctgaggGTAATTCTTCTACCAAcacagctttctgcagtgcCCACC
The nucleotide sequence above comes from Aythya fuligula isolate bAytFul2 chromosome 3, bAytFul2.pri, whole genome shotgun sequence. Encoded proteins:
- the KAT14 gene encoding cysteine-rich protein 2-binding protein isoform X1, translated to MANNVHMSGLLSRHDDEATRTSTSEGLEEGEVEGETLLIVESEDQASVDLSHDQSGDSLNSDEGDASWMEEMSYYCEKCQKWIPASQLREQLSYLKGDNFFRFTCSDCSEDGKEQFERLRLTWQQVVMLAMYNLSLEGTGRQGYFRWKEDICAFIEKHWTFLLGNRKKTSTWWSTVAGCLSVGSPLFFRSGAQEFGEPGWWKLVHNKPPTMKPEGEKLSASALKAKAASKPPLDPIITVEGLRKRVSRNPVESAMELKEKRSRTQEAKDIRRAQKEAAGFLDRSTSSTPVKFSSRGRRPDIVLEKGEVIDFSSLSSSDRTPLTSPSPSPSLDFSAPGTPASHSATPSLLSEADLIPDVMPPQALFHDDEEMEGDGVIDPGIEYVPPPSGAAGAGTVIAGRKKVKTAEQIKQEVESEEEKTERMEGDSEDPEESNASLQVRGRDKRKPQVEKDAKPRAPKHTSVSIYEEKLLLKRLEACPNAMSMTPEARRLRRKLIVRQAKRERGLPLFDLDQVVNAALLLVDGIYGAKEGGVSRSPEGQATYRTTSQDFRILDRYQTMLPAMKGYRQQTTKFLYRLVGSEDLLTDHSIVSPYTSRVLKPYIRRDYETKPPKLRLLAEIRAYPHRNNPHWKAEPEAPVDYCYVRPNHIPTINSMCHEFFWPGIDLSECLQYPDFSVVVLYKKVIIAFGFMVPDVKYNEAYISFLFVHPEWRRAGIATFMIYHLIQTCMGKDVTLHVSASNPAMLLYQKFGFKTEEYILDFYDKYYPLDSKECKHAFFLRLRR
- the KAT14 gene encoding cysteine-rich protein 2-binding protein isoform X2, translated to MANNVHMSGLLSRHDDEATRTSTSEGLEEGEVEGETLLIVESEDQASVDLSHDQSGDSLNSDEGDASWMEEMSYYCEKCQKWIPASQLREQLSYLKGDNFFRFTCSDCSEDGKEQFERLRLTWQQVVMLAMYNLSLEGTGRQGYFRWKEDICAFIEKHWTFLLGNRKKTSTWWSTVAGCLSVGSPLFFRSGAQEFGEPGWWKLVHNKPPTMKPEGEKLSASALKAKASKPPLDPIITVEGLRKRVSRNPVESAMELKEKRSRTQEAKDIRRAQKEAAGFLDRSTSSTPVKFSSRGRRPDIVLEKGEVIDFSSLSSSDRTPLTSPSPSPSLDFSAPGTPASHSATPSLLSEADLIPDVMPPQALFHDDEEMEGDGVIDPGIEYVPPPSGAAGAGTVIAGRKKVKTAEQIKQEVESEEEKTERMEGDSEDPEESNASLQVRGRDKRKPQVEKDAKPRAPKHTSVSIYEEKLLLKRLEACPNAMSMTPEARRLRRKLIVRQAKRERGLPLFDLDQVVNAALLLVDGIYGAKEGGVSRSPEGQATYRTTSQDFRILDRYQTMLPAMKGYRQQTTKFLYRLVGSEDLLTDHSIVSPYTSRVLKPYIRRDYETKPPKLRLLAEIRAYPHRNNPHWKAEPEAPVDYCYVRPNHIPTINSMCHEFFWPGIDLSECLQYPDFSVVVLYKKVIIAFGFMVPDVKYNEAYISFLFVHPEWRRAGIATFMIYHLIQTCMGKDVTLHVSASNPAMLLYQKFGFKTEEYILDFYDKYYPLDSKECKHAFFLRLRR